The sequence GGATTATTTTAACTCTTTTTTcgagttttttcttcttttttttttttttttccttttttttttcttttttttctttttcttttttttctaaatttttttatcatatgATAGGTTTAGTTTATGTTCTTTTGAAATTCCCATTTCGAGTAAAAGGGTAACTTGTTAAGTTGGATCCCACCGAGGGATTTAAGTTTTGAGAAGATTTTAGGTGAAATGGGAACTCTTTTTCATTTCTGTTCTCTTCGCTGATGTTCCGTTACGAACAGATTGTTTTCGTCGGAGGAAAAATTATTAGGGTGTTATTCTTTCCATTAGCTTATCGTTTTCGATATGCAATCTCAAATTTTTAAGGAGAAAACTAAAATCCACTAAAAGAGTTTATGTGCTGCTGTTGTCATGTTTGTTTGCACAAGCAACCGTGACTTCTACTTATATTTGCGACTTCCTCGGAAATCTGTGCTAAGGACTCAAAAATGTTTGAACTGATTATATATGAATATTCTCCTTTGTGTATGGTTGTTGggaaaaaaaatggataaaGGAAGCTAGGTGAGGTGATGATGCAGAAGGGGATTATTATTGTGCTTGCGAAGACATTTAATAGTGTAAGGAATTTAGAAGGGAAACTAATGTCGTGAGGATTATGGATGCGGTGCTATGTTTCTTTGTGTCACTGGTCAATGAACGTTTTATCAGTTTATACTTTGTTGATTTTACTCATAATCATGAATATTTGGCGTTTTGCAGGTCCACCCGGATCAGGTAAGGGGACCCAATCACCAATCATCAAGGACGATTACTGCTTGTGCCACTTGGCTACTGGTGATATGTTAAGAGCGGCTGTTGCTGCTAAAACTCCTCTTGGTGTCAAGGCTAAAGAGGCTATGGACAAGGTAGATTTTTCCTCATGCTCTCTGCCATGCTATAGTTTCTTCCCTATGCTTCATTCtaattttatatttgttttctctttaaagttcttaatttttctatattgtAGGGTGAACTTGTTTCTGATGACTTGGTTGTTGGCATCATTGATGAAGCAATGAAGAAACCTTCATGTCAGAAAGGCTTCATTCTGGATGGATTTCCAAGAACTGTAGTTCAAGCGCAGAAGGTTAGAGATTCGTCAAATTGATATCTGTTATTAGTTATATTTTATTAGCTTGTATAAGTTCAGTCCATACGTGAGTTTTACATTTTGATTTACTCCATTGCAGCTTGATGAGGTGCTTGAAAAGCAAGGAGTGAGAGTTGATAAGGTACTCAACTTTGCTATTGATGATGCAATTTTGGAGGAGAGAATCACTGGAAGATGGATTCACCCATCTAGTGGGAGAAGTTACCACACAAAATTTGCTCCTCCAAAGACTCCTGGTGTGGACGATGTAAGAGAATCCACACATACCTTATCTTTATCTATAAACAAAATGGAAGTTGATATTTTACCCAGCTGCAGGAAAAATTAATTACCCTTTATTTTGTGATTAAGATAACTGGAGAACCTTTGATTCAACGCAAAGATGATACTGCCGCTGTATTGAAGTCACGCCTGGAGGCATTTCACAAACAAACCGAGCCGGTATGATTTcattatgtttttctttgatcTAAGCAATTAGGAATGGGAAAAAAATCTGCCTTCTTTTGTCTTACATAATACATGCTGTCCTATGGGGTTGGGCAGGGTCACTCTTTAGTTTGTGATAGGAAAAAGCATATGGTAGATACTAAACATCCATTCTCCATTTAACGAAAGGGTTTTTtcccttcctttttcttttattgtggAAAAAGAATTTTAAGAAGTGGTTAGAAGACGTTAAGCTTGGCCTTCGATTTCTAAAATGTTGTGGCATTGCAGGTGATTGATTATTATGCCAAAAAGGGTATTGTTGCTAATCTTCACGCGGAGAAGCCTCCAAAAGAAGTCACAGCTGAGGTTCAGAAAGTTCTCTCATCATAGAATGAAAGAATGAGTTTATTTGCAAGGGGAAAACGAACGTCCTGAGCCCCTAGTCAGTTTTACTACTTTCTAGTCCTTTTACTGTGGAATTGTCTGATAATTATTCTCATTTGTTTTCCATTTTTCAAAACTTCCATTTTCCGGCTGCTGTTATCCAACTTTTGAGGGCTTTGAATGAGTCGAAAATcattagaaataaaatattttattggaCAAAAGTTTAACCATTCTCTGATTGGActtctttttccctttctttttgtTCTTAGTATTATGTTTGTTGAAGAGATCTGCCTTCTGTAATGTGGCAGATGAAATTATTGAGTTTGATGAATTCTATCCATTGATATAGTTGGGCAGGTGAtgaaatcaaatgaaaatatttatgtatattttaatCCATTCCAATGCTGGAGAAacatgaaaaatgaaaagataaaaaattctTTTGAATGGAACAAAGATAGCATTCTTTGGTAAATGGCACTTTCAAACTACTGGAAAAAGAATAGTTCCCTTTGTTCTGCTCATCTTCCTACAGGATCATTGTAGGAAATCTCATAGATCAAGAAGTCATACATTATATGTTGCATAGACAAGTTGAGATGTACCATTACATCCTTGTGATTTGATTATGTCAAGCAATTGAAGCTGATTTCACACTCGGAAGCCATCACGGCCATGACTAATGTTCTTTACACAACCAGGAAAATCATCAATCATAAGCTTAGTCTAATTAGTCATGCAACCATCTCAAATTCATATCGTTTTCTCCTTAAGCTTCCATATAATGATTTTCTATCCAGTGAACTATTAATTGATCCACAATCATCGATATTACGTTGGTGTTGACTTTGAGCTAACTTGACGAGTTAAAAGGCATTACATAATAACAATATTTAAACTTCCATCTTTAAtattattaaactaaattaCCTGCCCGAGAATGGACTTTCATCTAAATTGATTACAAACAAatatatcaaccaaaattacgAGAATTTTCTCAGCAGGCAAGGCTGAGATAAGTTTATTGGTTGATTAAAACGGTGGTTTTGTAAATTATTTTCTATTGGTTTGCCGCCAAATTCAGAAGGCCATCCCTCAACTGAAAAAACGGTCATCCTTAACACCTCTTATGTCCAATTTAAAACCCCATTTCTcactatctttttttttcttcttcttcttcttggaTGACTCATAGAGTTGCAGAGACCATGAAACACTCCACCATGGCCAGACCAAGAAACATCAGAAGCTCCTTTTCATCTCTAAACCCACCACCATTCTTTGATTTGCTTTCACTCACCATTTTTGCTTCTTTCTTCTCCCCCAAGAAAATCCCCAGAACTCTAAACCCTtatctttctctcttctttctgtCCCTTCTTACTTCTCTTGCTTTCTTGGGAATCTCCACCATTAATTTCCTTTACTCATCCCCATTTTATGCAGACTCCTGTTCTCCAAAATCCCCAATTTCCTTCTCTTCAACTTCTTCGTCTTCTCAATCTCGTCTTCTCCTCTCACTTCTCTCTCCAGTGGCTTCTTCAACCCACCAGGAATTGCCCAAGTTGTCAACCAGTGTCATGATCCCATTGCCAGCCCATGGAGTTTCTTCCAATCTCTCTAATGAAGAAACAGAGTTTTGGAAACAACCTGACGGAGAAGGCTATAGGCCTTGCCTAGATTTCAGCTTTGAATATAGGAAGGCATCTGCCAAGATCTCTAAAGAGAATAGAAGATTCTTGATGGTGATGGTTTCGGGTGGACTGAATCAGCAGAGAAACCAAATTGCTGATGCTGTTGTAATTGCTAGGATTCTTGAAGCTGCTTTGATCGTTCCCATTTTGAAGGTTAATCTCATATGGAAAGATGAAAGGCAAGTGATTTTTGTTACTTTTTCTCGGTTCTgttctgttctttttttttttttttttttttcgggtGTTTCTAGACATGGGGTTTTGCTAATTCTCAGTAAATTCTCGGACATTTTTGATGTCGAACATTTCAAGAAGACGTTACGAGCCGATGTTCGAGTTGTGTCGTCTCTTCCATTCAAGCATTTCAAGTCAAAAGAGACCAAGATTCCTCATGATGTTTCTCCTCATTGGATTCGTTCAAGATTTTTAACACAAGTGAGAAGCTTTTCCAACATGTTTGCCAAGACTCATGGCCTTTAAATTGTTGAGACTTTTTGTTCCTTCTTGTAGCTCAATAAAGAAAGGCTTCTTGTACTAAATGGGTTGGATTCGAAACTCTCCAAAAACCTTTCTTTTGACCTGCAAAAGCTCAAATGTAAGGTAAAGTTGAAAACTTAAATTAACTCAATCATAAAGGCGTTGAATTTGTGAGTTGACCATTTGAGTAAATTACTTCATCTTTACTTAAACCTTTTCTCTTTCACTTTCTATGGTCAGGTTGCATTCCATGCACTAAAATTTGCAGCTGCAATTCAAGAGCTCGGAAACCAGCTAACTAGGAGAATGTGGATTGAAGGACCGTATATAGCCATCCATCTCCGCTTAGAGAAGGATGTTTGGGTTAGATCTGGTTGCCGTACTGGTTTAGGTTCGGATTACGACGCCATCATAGCCAAAACTCGGAATTCTCAGCCCGAGTATCTGACGGGAAGGATAAACATGAGTCACATTCAGCGTAGACGTGCCGGATTATGCCCTCTAAATGCTTTGGAAATTGCTAGGTAAAACAATGAAACTAAGACTTGAGAAGTTTTGAATAGAAGAAAGCAAACTTATTTGTTTGGTAATGATAAAAATAGACTTCTAAAGGCTCTCGGAGCTCCAAAACAAGCAAGGATTTACACAGCAGGGGGAGAGCCCtttggaggaaagaaggctttGCAACCACTTATTGCAGAATTCCCAAATATTGTAACAAAGTACACATTGTCAAGAGAAGGAGAGCTCTCACCCTTCATCAACAAGTCATCTGCCATGGCTGCCATTGATTACATTGTGTCCTTGAGCAGCGATGTCTTCATGCCGTCCCATGGTGGAAACATGGGTCGAGCTATGCAGGTCATTTGACTCAGACTTTTTTAGGAAAGTTTAAAAACTCATTACATGCTTTTGAAGTttgaaaaattttattttgatgttGTGTTTTGTTGGAATGCCTTGAATCTATTAATCCAGCACTTTTAACAATCTAAATCGTATAAGAATTTATGTAATTTGCACTAGTTAAGATTTTGGTCAAAGGGTTTGAAGTAGGACTCTTTGATTTTACTGCTGCCTCTTACTGATCATCTTTTGTTCGTTGTCACAGCTAACGTATCGTTAAAATTGTGTCGATTATCTATCGTTTGTTTGTTGATTTCTTAACATATTTATTTTTGGCAATAGGGGCATCGAGCATATGTGGGACACAGAAAATACATAAAGCCGAACAAAAGAGCGATGCTCGAATACTTTGATGATGCATCGATAAGTGAAACAGAGCTAGGAACAATTGTGAGGAAGCTGCATAAAGGATGTATGGGGCAGCCTGAGCCAAGAACAAAGAGGAAAGATCGTGATATTATTGCATATCCTATGCCAGAATGTATGTGCCAAAGCTAACACTAAAACTGCTTCTCTTATCATTTAAAACCCttcaattcaattcaataaAACTGCATTTTAATTGTAACTCCAATCTTGGAATGCTAATCAATGCAACTTCTCTAATTTTCGAGGCGAATAAAGCTTAGTCGTCAATTCTAACTATTATATTCTTCGAGTTACGAAAGGaatctattaaaaaaatttcactATAGTTGTAAGCATCTTACGTTCATcttgttatatttaaatgacaaaatcgacctaattaaaaaattcaatttaGTAAAGATTAATTAGTATGTTATATTattaactttctttttcttattatttttcttaattttaaaccgctcattatttttttcaaataaaaaagttaTTGATGTAGATGCAAATGAATAGttttacatttcattttttcAATAGATTTCATGTTTCAAGTTAAAAGTGAGCTTGACTTAATGGTATTGACATGATCTCTGTCCTTACTTTCTAAAGATCAGAGATTCAATCTTTCACTCTACAACATATTataagaaattataaatttggaATATCTTCAtcttatacatatatatatatatatatacaaattacaaaatatCCCTCATTAAGGTTGACATTCAAACTATTGAAACTTCTAAATGGATCTTCACATTATGGTAAATGGAATTCAATATTTCATGACTTGCAAAAAAAAGCTAGAAGTTAGACCCATAATCTATAATTAGAAATTAGTTTTCATGGTTTGAGAATTTTATCAAACTATATTAGCTATTAATAAGTTTTTATCAAAAAGCACTAATTAACTAAATTCTAGCTTTTAAAATAATGGgactaattttgttttttttcaaacCATTGTCATCAAAATCtataatttaacttttaaatgACAATTAAAGTTTCGTTTGATACTAACAAGGATCCTAATTTTAAAttccataaatatttttcaaatgattatAACTGAAATGTAATATTTTACCCATTTGAATCCAGATTTTGTTAGATCCTTTCCACGATTTTGTTGTATTGACTACTAGAAATCaaccaataaatttaattaattttggataCTAATAGATTTAagtttaattaaagaaaattactTCCCAATTTTGTTTTAAGGTTTCAGTTATGCTCTAATAAATTGAAATGTTTTTTACCCCTTCCATTTTGAagtttgttaaaaaaatagttatcgacctttgttttaatataaataagaaAAGGTAAGAGAAAAGGCCTAAAGttaaaaccaagatttgcttcCAAACAAAACTTTAGAGAATGTCATCTCAAGAATTGTAATTATAAACTTAATTCACTCAAGAAGAGAAATTaggaaagaaatcaaaataacaGACGCAAAAATTCAATGGTTTTGATGTTTTTACAACTTTCAACTATGAGTttgttgtgtgtgtgtgtgtgtgtgtgtccCCTTGCTCAAACCAATCAATGGACGATCTCATAATCTGAATAACCTGATAATTTCATATTCCTTGTAATATACTGCAAGGTTTCAATCGATCATCGATATTGTATGAAGTTACATATCATTAATTTTCTAGGGGTGGTGAAGAATCAATTTTTATAAGCTATGAAAAGTGACGTTAGTTAAAATCACTTTCCTCTATAATAAtgtttgaaagaaaagaaaattgtttattaattttttttaaaaaaaaattactctaAACTGATTTTTGAATGATCACTCACCCCAtggttattttttttcttctttctttttttttttttttttttttcttttcttttggtgaTTGACTAAAAGTCACCTCCAACATTTGGcccaaaattattaaaaataatttaatgaaactagaaattttaaaatcagTTTTGGAAGCAAACATAATGTCTCGCAAATACAAACCGATATTGGTAAGTCTCGAAATTATATACAATAAGTGCAAAAAGATACCAATGTCCATAATTGAACTCACAAATACAAACCGGTGCTATATAttactatataaaaaaaaacaataatattcCAAGGACTTGCCGAATTCTCCTCGACAATTGATGAGCTCATAAGTTAAGCATAAGGTGCCCCAATTTTCCAATAATTAGGCCTAAAATGAAGGGGCAAATCTAAAACGTTATACGTATTCTACTCAAATACTTCTAACCTCAAGTAATATggtataaataaaatttttttaaaaataaaaataaaaaagaagagtttACATGGGAGCCCTCCTTGAACTGCTTCGAATTGGAATCATTCCTACTTCGCAGGACAAAACTCCAAAAACTATGGAGCCTGCATATCTAACACACATGATTTGGGCCAAAATAATGCATTGATGAGATAAATAACTTTTTCTTGTACCCTCAATTTCCAACACTATTTGCTAACTGAATAGATCAGAAGAAGAATACCTTTCTGCTTTCTCAAGAACCAAGAATAACATATTCTAAACCATCTTTCCTTCATTTGAATGTAACTCCCACTACCTCCGCTTTCTTTCAGCTTCGCCATGTGACTTCCTTCTgcttttttttactttctttgTTTGTGGTCTTGCTACCTTTCCTTTTTCTGCCTTCACCGTCTTCTTTAGatgacttttttcttttccgAGGCACGTGTTCTTCCTCACTGACAGTTTGAGCTGCCTCTGTTTCCTGTTGGATTAACTCTACGGCAGTTTGTGTTACGTCTGCTCAGACAAATATGAATGAGATAATGAATAAATAAAGAGAACATGACATAAGAGATGGTTTTGATGGCAAACATTAATTTGATGGTTCACTTGGGGAGAAAAGTGTGGATCAGTAAATCTAACCTTCTCCCACAAAATGAGAATCAAAGACGACACCGGTGAGATGCTGTTTTAGGAATACCTGAACACAAATGAACATGTGTGAATGTGGTATATTTTCCCAGCTAACATTAATGCATCAAATACATAATTCGAATTATTAAATAAACTCTTTTATGAAATGTTCTGTCTGGTACTATCTGAACAACTTTCTGGAACATTGTTCTCTTCGGAATGATGCATCTACACAACCTATTTTTACTATTCAGTGTGAAAACTTACCGCAGACAGAAGTTGCCTTGTGTTTATATCCCAGAAGCGCACGTAACTATCTAGTCCTGGAAAAGATTTAAACATCACACATAAGTGTAGATTCCATTTTGAAGTGAGGCACATGTTCTTGTTCTAGTCACACATGAGTAGATTTTACATGAACGTTTCAAAGCATGTAAACACAGAAACAAGGTCTCGTTAAAAGTAGTGTAGCAGTAGTAGCGGATAGAGAAATGATAAGTAATTGCCATATTAGAAATATATCCCACCACATGAAGCTATGACTGGTAATTCCGGGTGCCTGGCGATGGATCTTATGCTCCCAGAACATTTCCCCAAGAAGCAACCTAATAACTTTCCTGCAAGTCAAGAAAAGTAAATATTGCACATAAATTTACTCCGTTAAATAAAAACTTCAGTCAACTGCATTTGCAACTATCATTGAGGTAACAGTGCAACATAGACTATAACAACTCGTGACTATCATGAAACAAACAAATAGATCCCAATTCCCAAAAGACATCGAGAAGAAAATGGATTTCAGACTAAAGGCAAAAGCGTCTGAATACTACTGGGAATTGCTAGTCTCTAGAAAAACTAgtagtattttcttttttaaagatGATAGGTGTAGTCAAGATTGCAGCTCTCTGTTTGGTAGAAGCAAGATCTATACAAAAATGCGGGAGAAATTTGCCAAGGTAATCAAGTGAAGTGACCATGCAACAGTGATATGGTAAAAGATCATAGACTCAACTCAATCCCAGCATAGAGATGCTCAAATCAGAACAAGGACCAAACATTAAGACACCGTGACACCTACATGTCAAATATGCTATATAATATACAGTGAAATGAGGACCTTTAAATAAACCATGTGGTTAGCAATCATCAATTGTAAAACAACCAATCTTCTATAAATAAAAGATAAGAGGAAACCACATAAGTCAATAGTTAAACTTTCGAAAACAAGAGTACTGAGTGAAAGATATAAAAGACCCAGACTCTTAAACAGAAACATCAATATCTCTCACAAATAACAAATTTTACCATTGCGAATATCAAAAGATGCAAGATCACCAGACGCATTCCCCACAAATATTGTGTTACCATCAACATCTTCGGCCAAGGATTTAATAGGAGTTTCTCGAAAATCAAATGAGATGACAGGTCTCTTTTGAGCAGAAATGTCATACAATCGAACCTGAATTGGTTAATCACAAATTCCAGTTATAAAGTGAAAAGAAGACCACTCTCCTCTTAAAGGCTCTAAATTAAGTGTTAATCATATTTGAAACAGATATCGAGACCCTATTTATTCAATTAATGTGTAACTTTTCCCCTTGAAATTGTTTCCTTAACTCCCTGCAATGACGCATTCTCCTTATATATTTCCCATTCTGTAACTTGTATTAGCATGAGAAACTGATATGAATTACCTGATGGCTGTTTGTACCCGCTGCAAACTTACGGTGATCATGTTTACTAAGGAATGTTGCTGAAGTGAACCAAGTCGGTGTGAAAATTCCAAGGTTGTTCTTCTTCGGCtgaataaaaacaaaatgttaCAAAAGGATATCAAAAACATTTATGTTGGCTGCTTTGTACAAATTTGCAAATGAGAACTAAAAAGCATACTGCTTTTGCTGTCCAAATCTTCGTACACTGTTCTAGATTCCACATATTAACTTCAACACCCTTCCTGTGCATACAAAGGGTAAAGGAAGTTAATGCCAGTGTGAAGATCACAGTAAAAATTCAAACATGATCTTAACTCACCCTCCAAACAATGCATGGGTTTCGCTTCCATCAACTTTAGAACACATAACATCACCAGAACCACATACTTTCCACGTTTTTACAAGATTGGTAGAGGCATCTCTTGACGATGAACTAGAAAATTCAATCGACCTCATGCTTGCATTTCCTTTTGTTGTACATGAAAGCAAGGTGCACCTCCTGAAAATAAATAACCAAACTATGAGGAATTTCAGCATGGATGGTTTAAGAGAGACTGAAATTTCATTGATAACAAAATGCTCCATCAAATTATAATACAACAAGCTCATAAATTATAAACTGATACATAACCTAGATTCCACCTCCAATTCATCTTTTGAAAATAAATGCATTCCAACAATGGCTTCATCTTTTGGTGGAGGGGAAGTATCGGTATTGTCCGAAATAGCAACATGAAGAGTGCCATTCAAAGGATTAAGAACTTCAATCTGCAGCATACAGCAGAAACATGATCAACCAAAGAGTGCacaaacaaatttaaaactaatgAAATGTGCATCTGATTCACACTACTAGAAATCTGTACAACT comes from Cucumis melo cultivar AY chromosome 12, USDA_Cmelo_AY_1.0, whole genome shotgun sequence and encodes:
- the LOC103484256 gene encoding uncharacterized protein LOC103484256, which encodes MPRTTTLDCPGCPPLRALTFDVLGLVKVIEARGKEGEIPKVVERWGEPDFSKSVLAASLADRKFDPLLAVARKNGLIEVLNPLNGTLHVAISDNTDTSPPPKDEAIVGMHLFSKDELEVESRRCTLLSCTTKGNASMRSIEFSSSSSRDASTNLVKTWKVCGSGDVMCSKVDGSETHALFGGKGVEVNMWNLEQCTKIWTAKAPKKNNLGIFTPTWFTSATFLSKHDHRKFAAGTNSHQVRLYDISAQKRPVISFDFRETPIKSLAEDVDGNTIFVGNASGDLASFDIRNGKLLGCFLGKCSGSIRSIARHPELPVIASCGLDSYVRFWDINTRQLLSAVFLKQHLTGVVFDSHFVGEDVTQTAVELIQQETEAAQTVSEEEHVPRKRKKSSKEDGEGRKRKGSKTTNKESKKKQKEVTWRS
- the LOC103484267 gene encoding adenylate kinase 4, whose protein sequence is MAANSAALALEDVPSVDLMTELLRRMKCSSKPDKRLILIGPPGSGKGTQSPIIKDDYCLCHLATGDMLRAAVAAKTPLGVKAKEAMDKGELVSDDLVVGIIDEAMKKPSCQKGFILDGFPRTVVQAQKLDEVLEKQGVRVDKVLNFAIDDAILEERITGRWIHPSSGRSYHTKFAPPKTPGVDDITGEPLIQRKDDTAAVLKSRLEAFHKQTEPVIDYYAKKGIVANLHAEKPPKEVTAEVQKVLSS
- the LOC103484274 gene encoding O-fucosyltransferase 37 is translated as MTHRVAETMKHSTMARPRNIRSSFSSLNPPPFFDLLSLTIFASFFSPKKIPRTLNPYLSLFFLSLLTSLAFLGISTINFLYSSPFYADSCSPKSPISFSSTSSSSQSRLLLSLLSPVASSTHQELPKLSTSVMIPLPAHGVSSNLSNEETEFWKQPDGEGYRPCLDFSFEYRKASAKISKENRRFLMVMVSGGLNQQRNQIADAVVIARILEAALIVPILKVNLIWKDESKFSDIFDVEHFKKTLRADVRVVSSLPFKHFKSKETKIPHDVSPHWIRSRFLTQLNKERLLVLNGLDSKLSKNLSFDLQKLKCKVAFHALKFAAAIQELGNQLTRRMWIEGPYIAIHLRLEKDVWVRSGCRTGLGSDYDAIIAKTRNSQPEYLTGRINMSHIQRRRAGLCPLNALEIARLLKALGAPKQARIYTAGGEPFGGKKALQPLIAEFPNIVTKYTLSREGELSPFINKSSAMAAIDYIVSLSSDVFMPSHGGNMGRAMQGHRAYVGHRKYIKPNKRAMLEYFDDASISETELGTIVRKLHKGCMGQPEPRTKRKDRDIIAYPMPECMCQS